One segment of Rhizobium jaguaris DNA contains the following:
- the fixL gene encoding oxygen sensor histidine kinase FixL, with protein sequence MATAPNPLVDDGVRSQSVGRTTRIGKMFVRWRGKPIAGYIIVAAPLGVLALRLALSQFISDNLTLLSFTPAILIVAMVGGLKPIVLSAGASLASAVFVQRLHDAADPTVVELVFFGASVLLIACMGEALQATRHAIVKFETVVTARDVHLRSILDTVPDAAVVSTSDGTIVSFNTAAIRQFGYAEQEVIGENLRILMPEPHRGDHDGYMQRYLKTGEKRIIGIDRVVVGRRNDGSTFPLELTVGEMESGGERFFTGFIRDLTEREESAARLEGIQAELARLARLGEMGEMASILAHELNQPLSAIANYACGCTRLLRDRNNTVATEMRDALQEIASQSLRAGQIIKHLKGLITKGETERAPEDIRKVVKEAGALALVGCRENGVRTVFEYVPGAEMVMVDRVQVEQVLINLMRNAIEAMRHVEHRELTIRTMPTEAGEVAVIVEDTGGGIPEEIAAELFKPFVTTKASGMGIGLSISKRIVEAHGGEMTVSKNAAGGAAFQFTLPAYVEGKTDETN encoded by the coding sequence ATGGCGACAGCACCTAATCCTCTGGTGGATGACGGAGTGCGTTCACAAAGCGTTGGTAGGACCACGCGAATCGGTAAGATGTTCGTCAGGTGGCGAGGCAAACCGATCGCCGGCTATATTATCGTGGCGGCACCGTTAGGCGTTCTCGCACTGAGATTGGCCCTATCGCAGTTCATCAGCGACAACCTAACTCTATTGTCGTTTACTCCCGCTATTCTGATCGTCGCAATGGTCGGCGGCTTGAAACCGATTGTTCTTTCCGCGGGCGCGTCGCTTGCCTCGGCTGTGTTTGTTCAGCGACTACACGATGCCGCCGATCCGACTGTTGTCGAATTGGTTTTCTTCGGCGCATCGGTGCTGCTGATTGCTTGCATGGGAGAGGCGCTGCAGGCGACGAGACACGCCATCGTCAAGTTTGAGACTGTCGTCACAGCCCGCGATGTGCATCTGAGATCGATATTGGACACAGTGCCCGACGCTGCGGTGGTCAGTACTAGCGATGGCACGATTGTTTCCTTCAACACCGCCGCCATCCGGCAGTTCGGGTATGCAGAACAGGAAGTCATCGGCGAGAACCTGCGAATATTAATGCCCGAACCTCATCGAGGCGACCACGACGGCTATATGCAACGGTACCTTAAAACCGGCGAGAAGCGCATCATCGGCATCGATCGCGTCGTCGTCGGGCGAAGAAATGATGGATCGACCTTTCCCTTGGAGCTCACCGTGGGCGAGATGGAATCGGGCGGTGAACGGTTTTTCACCGGCTTCATAAGAGATCTGACGGAGCGAGAAGAATCTGCCGCCCGCCTCGAAGGCATCCAGGCGGAATTGGCGAGATTGGCCCGTTTGGGCGAAATGGGCGAAATGGCATCTATCCTTGCGCACGAGCTGAACCAGCCTCTGTCGGCGATCGCAAATTACGCTTGTGGGTGCACGAGGCTCTTGCGCGACAGGAACAACACCGTCGCAACGGAGATGCGAGATGCTCTACAGGAGATCGCAAGTCAGTCCCTTCGGGCGGGACAGATCATCAAACATCTCAAGGGGCTTATCACGAAAGGCGAAACGGAAAGGGCACCCGAAGACATTCGCAAAGTGGTGAAGGAAGCAGGCGCGCTGGCGCTTGTCGGTTGCCGCGAAAACGGCGTCAGGACTGTATTCGAATACGTGCCCGGCGCTGAGATGGTGATGGTCGATCGTGTTCAGGTCGAGCAGGTCCTCATCAATTTGATGCGAAACGCCATAGAGGCAATGCGCCACGTCGAGCATCGCGAGCTCACGATCCGCACGATGCCAACCGAAGCGGGCGAAGTCGCCGTCATCGTGGAAGACACCGGCGGAGGCATTCCGGAAGAAATTGCCGCGGAGCTCTTCAAGCCGTTCGTCACGACCAAGGCGAGTGGGATGGGGATCGGCCTTTCGATCTCGAAACGTATTGTCGAAGCCCATGGAGGTGAAATGACAGTCTCAAAAAACGCTGCTGGTGGAGCCGCCTTCCAGTTCACGCTTCCCGCCTATGTGGAAGGAAAAACGGATGAAACCAACTGA
- the fixJ gene encoding response regulator FixJ — MKPTDFTIHIVDDEEPMRKSFVFILAMNGYAVKAHQSAISFLSFAPHVHRGILITDLRMPEMSGLDLIRQLGVKKIPIPSIVVTGHGDVPVAVEAMKAGALDFIEKPFEDSVIIEAIERASERLRGPDANVDEIASIQARVRTLSKRERQVLFAVVAGCPNKSIAHDLDISRRTVDVHRASVMSKMKAKNLPHLVRMALAVDFEPSSRP, encoded by the coding sequence ATGAAACCAACTGACTTTACGATTCATATCGTCGACGACGAGGAGCCGATGCGCAAATCGTTCGTCTTCATACTGGCCATGAACGGCTATGCCGTTAAGGCGCATCAATCGGCCATCTCGTTTCTTTCCTTCGCCCCGCACGTCCACAGGGGAATTCTTATCACTGACCTCAGGATGCCCGAGATGTCAGGTCTTGATCTCATCCGCCAACTTGGCGTGAAAAAGATCCCCATTCCTTCCATCGTGGTCACCGGACATGGCGATGTGCCGGTGGCGGTCGAAGCCATGAAAGCGGGTGCACTCGACTTCATAGAGAAACCTTTCGAGGACAGCGTGATAATAGAGGCGATCGAACGAGCCTCAGAGCGTTTGCGCGGCCCTGATGCTAATGTCGACGAGATCGCCTCCATTCAAGCACGCGTCCGAACCCTGAGCAAAAGGGAGCGCCAGGTGCTCTTTGCTGTGGTGGCCGGCTGTCCGAACAAATCGATCGCACATGACCTCGACATCAGCCGTCGTACGGTGGACGTTCATCGCGCCAGCGTCATGTCGAAAATGAAAGCAAAAAACCTTCCGCATCTTGTCCGCATGGCTCTCGCTGTCGACTTCGAGCCGTCTTCGCGGCCTTGA
- a CDS encoding helix-turn-helix domain-containing protein, whose translation MHANVKTAVPSCAMPAKIVRAQIPRAHSIVTCQRGEQIYAEGDATDKCFQVSAGAVRVSRVFANGGRQVVSFHLAGEMFGFEAGPQHRFFAEAIAETRMAVFERGPVQQHLPELLALAVDGMERAQEHLVVIGRQSAIERVALFLTDLSNRLGGTRQLTLAMSRQDIADYLALTIETVSRAITELRERSVIALRHARIVYIMNPDALRSLCGDAASPSEPARAG comes from the coding sequence ATGCATGCCAATGTTAAGACCGCAGTACCGAGTTGCGCGATGCCCGCGAAAATCGTCAGGGCGCAAATACCGAGAGCACACTCGATCGTGACGTGTCAGCGTGGCGAACAGATATACGCAGAAGGCGACGCCACGGATAAATGTTTTCAGGTTTCTGCTGGAGCTGTTCGGGTATCCCGCGTCTTCGCGAACGGAGGTCGCCAGGTCGTTTCCTTCCATCTTGCGGGGGAAATGTTCGGCTTCGAAGCTGGCCCTCAGCATCGGTTTTTTGCCGAAGCCATCGCCGAGACAAGAATGGCGGTGTTTGAGCGAGGCCCTGTCCAGCAGCATTTGCCGGAACTTCTGGCGCTTGCGGTAGACGGCATGGAGCGTGCTCAGGAACACCTGGTGGTTATCGGACGGCAGTCTGCCATTGAGCGGGTCGCTTTATTTTTGACAGATCTCTCCAACCGCTTGGGAGGCACTCGGCAGCTAACACTCGCCATGTCGCGGCAGGATATTGCCGACTATCTCGCCCTGACAATCGAGACGGTTTCGCGCGCCATAACCGAATTGAGGGAGCGTAGCGTCATCGCCCTGCGACATGCGAGGATAGTCTACATTATGAACCCCGATGCTCTTCGTTCGCTCTGTGGAGATGCCGCCTCGCCATCTGAGCCTGCACGAGCCGGTTGA